From the genome of Pungitius pungitius chromosome 21, fPunPun2.1, whole genome shotgun sequence, one region includes:
- the LOC119213197 gene encoding IgGFc-binding protein-like, whose amino-acid sequence MFNLVWPVLALVTIGTVTSQNSGPIYPIDGLRNSNSDDGSSPEIPLQRRFPYFGHSYDRIYVNNNGHLTFDTPWSSYVPQRFPLYGSRDIIAPFWTDLDNSLSGQVYYNQYTRGSILQQATQDIRRYFPRLSFSAEWVLVATWNEVAYYPNSGTQTTFQAVLISGGPYSFVLMNYGIIAPTNYNIQAGYDTVDSTQHFTIPGSLSTAASGSNSNFRLSSNVNVPGRWAFRTDYGSRGCVYSGESVQLGDSFWSDRTCAQKCTCTSAGLQCHSESCSFSQICQPAAFKFSCQTVQRGSCSISGDPHYYTFDQKVFHFQGTCTYVLSEQCGRGLPYFRVEGKNEHRGSTQYSWTRLVKVFVYNKTIELVKGRRGAVKVNGIFADTPFYLNNGTVQVYQSGFSVIVSTDFGLQVSYDTNNYVKISVPYTYQNATCGLCGNFNNNGRDDFITRQGEIVSSGVVFANSWQVSGGDEPGCEGQCEGLSCATCTEAQTALYSNSAHCGILQNSSGPFAACHDTLSPQSFVQSCAFDLCVGEGYQPILCQALNVYARQCQQNGIQLPSWRRQDFCEIQCPANSHYERQGTACPASCVNPNSTQGCPLPDQESCLCNSGYILSAGLCIPHAECGCSFEGSYYRSGVTVMLDEDCGRRCSCSNGSMTCRPHGCGPLQSCSVDEGERGCRPNSYGTCWMKGPGSYYTFDGLTYLYPGACRLTLAKVMGLSSYPHFVVTAEKLPVGQQGFSRVLKFEAGGIQVSIEMAGSSRILVDGQQIRLPFSSASNHIQIYHSSLHSIILRTSFGVTIQTVWPHFVRVTAPGIYNGSLGGLCGNYNGQPNDDFRTPNGILVNSSQDFGDSWRDGSLSAECVERVNRNSTTNYNSSEYCGILGSPHGPFAQCWAMGSSQQHVDACGEIIRASRDPVQALCEVLRDYALMCQQKGIALGHWRNATHCEQNCPQNSHPEDCGSTCPSACPSLSFPFVCDTVCQDGCQCDDGFVLDGNQCVRPTACGCYHQGRYRQGGEQFWDGEECQSLCTCTGTTGMVHCIPNACGPQESCRVMEGEFGCHPDPHGTCSASGDPHYLTFDRKAYDFQGTCRYVLATLCNDTDGLHQFSVEAKNEPVNGWPVSVTAEVFVNVAGYRVHMSRESHGVVQVNGVTKNVPILLNGSLSIRASGFHTYVSADFGLSVMYDGWYTVSVSVPSIYRGKTCGLCGNFNGNPNDDFHTHSGIMVTSPQEFGTAWKVAGNYICSDGCGSSCPQCTNELPARARCDVIQASDGPLSFCHELVNPAPYFSDCVFDVCVSGSEDLLCRAIQSYVSACQSANVRIHPWRQNTTCRLDCPANSHYELCGTDCGHICASSVDATCEQVCSEGCFCNEGFLRSGTRCVPVESCGCLYDGFYYNAGESFWTERCSQRCECHAPNDLRCSAASCTHAQECTIRNGQLGCFDDMSTCTVWGDPHYITFDGVLAHFQGTCSYIITESLNHGINETQFQVVATNNHRGSKRVSFVSEVDVYLSHQSEDVHVWIGPNKRVKVNGGEVSLPTAVGTLAQLVRQGSYIVLEDMDLKVHFDGQSTLLVRVGQYRQNRVRGMCGNFNRDPSDDKVLSNGTLAQNDDQFGHSWTSSTSQPGCGSTDEDSGDGLSNCLFLREYSELCSVITNSSGPFGACHVHSDPQPFFSSCVYDLCLYTPANGILCSAVSAYESTCSVLGLSVPEWRSAALCDKSLQLGDSFWSDRTCTQKCTYTSAGLQCHSESCSFSQICQPAAFKFSCQTVQRGSCSISGDPHYYTFDQKVFHFQGTCTYVLSEQCGRGLPYFRVEGKNEHRGSTQYSWTRLVKVFVYNKTIELVKGRRGAVKVNGIFADTPFYLNNGTVQVYQSGFSVIVSTDFGLQVSYDTNHYVKISVPYTYQNATCGLCGNFNNNGRDDFITRQGEIVSSGVVFANSWQVSGGDEPGCEGQCEGLSCATCTEAQTALYSNSAHCGILQNSSGPFAACHDTLSPQSFVQSCAYDLCVGEGYQPILCQALNVYARQCQQNGIQLPSWRRQDFCEIQCPANSHFEPQGTACPASCVNPNSTQSCPLPDQESCLCNSGYILSAGLCIPHAECGCSFEGSYYRSGVTVILDEDCGRRCSCSNGSMTCRPHGCGPLQSCGVDEGERGCRPNSYGTCWMKGPGSYYTFDGLTYLYPGACRLTLAKVMGLSSYPHFVVTAEKLPVGQQGFSRVLKFEAGGIQVSIEMAGSSRILVDGQQIRLPFSSASNHIQIYHSSLHSIILRTSFGVTIQTVWPHFVRVTAPGIYNGSLGGLCGNYNGQPNDDFRTPNGILVNSSQDFGDSWRDGSLSAECVERVNRNSTTNYNSSEYCGILGSPHGPFAQCWAMGSSQQHVDACGEIIRASRDPVQALCEVLRDYALMCQQNGIALGHWRNATHCEQNCPQNSHPEDCGSTCPSACPSLSFPFVCDTVCQDGCQCDDGFVLDGNQCVRPTGCGCYHQGRYRQGGEQFWDGEECQSLCTCTGTTGMVHCIPNACGPQESCRVVEGEFGCHPDPHGTCSASGDPHYLTFDRKAYDFQGTCRYVLATLCNDTDGLHQFSVEAKNEPVNGWPVSVTAEVFVNVAGYRVHMSRESHGVVQVNGVTKNVPILLNGSLSIRASGFHTYVSADFGLSVMYDGWYTVSVSVPSIYRGKTCGLCGNFNGNPNDDFHTHSGIMVTSPQEFGTAWKVAGNYICSDGCGSSCPQCTNELPARARCDVIQASDGPLSFCHELVNPAPYFSDCVFDVCVSGSEDLLCRAIQSYVSACQSANVRIHPWRQNTTCRLDCPANSHYELCGTDCGHICASSVDATCEQVCSEGCFCNEGFLRSGTRCVPVESCGCLYDGFYYNAGESFWTERCSQRCECHAPNDLRCSAASCTHAQECTIRNGQLGCFDDMSTCTVWGDPHYITFDGVLAHFQGTCSYIITESLNHGINETQFQVVATNNHRGSKHVSFVSEVDVYLSHQSEDVHVWIGPNKRVKVNGGEVSLPTAVGTLAQLVRQGSYIVLEAMDLKVHFDGQSTLLVRVGQYRQNRVRGMCGNFNSDPSDDKVLSNGTLAQNDNQFGHSWTSSTSQPGCGSTDEDSSDGLSNCRFLREYSELCSVITNSSGPFSACHVHSDPQPFFSSCVYDLCLYTPVNGMLCSAVSAYESTCSVLGLSVPEWGSALQCAESDPCEQLDCTEYEWCGEKDGVYGCFCDERHHRSNNESYDSSITCHSSSGTMSVSRCQLFEDGFPSSSLHLRDASCNGTLQGGRLVFQFDNKDQHCGTSLRSNGTHFFYENTIQGAVDPHKGLINHQVTIQLGFCCEYPLTHSVSMDVAINPVESIVRKKLPMGHGQYHVRMIPYQDAGFLFPLASNGNIDMEIDQRMYVEIRTEGVDGSQITTIVDSCWATPVNNESYPVRWDLISAE is encoded by the exons ATGTTTAATCTCGTGTGGCCTGTGCTTGCTTTGGTCACGATAG GTACGGTTACATCTCAGAATTCAG GACCCATCTACCCAATTGACGGATTAAGAAACAGTAACTCAGATGATGGAAGTTCTCCTGAAATTCCACTACAACGACGGTTTCCGTATTTTGGACATTCATATGATCGGATTTAT GTAAACAATAATGGACATCTGACCTTTGACACACCTTGGAGTAGTTACGTACCTCAAAGATTTCCACTGTATGGATCCAGGGACATCATTGCTCCATTCTGGACTGATTTGGACAACAGTTTGAGTGGTCAGGTCTACTACAATCAATACACCAGGGGCAGCATCCTCCAACAAGCCACGCAAGACATTCGTCGTTACTTCCCACGATTGAGCTTCAGTGCTGAATGGGTGTTAGTTGCAACATGGAACGAGGTGGCCTACTATCCCAACTCTGGAACC CAAACAACGTTTCAAGCAGTCTTGATCTCCGGCGGCCCGTACTCATTTGTGCTGATGAATTATGGGATAATAGCCCCAACAAATTACAATATACAG GCTGGCTATGACACAGTGGACTCCACTCAACATTTTACCATTCCCGGATCTTTATCTACCGCGGCATCAGGGAGTAACTCAAATTTCCGCCTGAGCAGCAATGTCAATGTACCCGGTCGTTGGGCTTTCCGGACCGATTATGGATCAAGAGGCTGTGTATACAGTG GTGAATCAGTGCAGCTGGGTGACTCATTCTGGAGTGACCGTACATGTGCACAGAAGTGCACCTGCACCTCAGCAGGCCTGCAGTGTCACAGCGAAAGCTGCTCCTTTTCCCAAATCTGTCAACCCGCTGCCTTTAAATTCTCCTGCCAGACCGTGCAGAGAGGCTCCTGCAGCATAAGTGGTGATCCACATTACTATACCTTTGATCAAAAAGTCTTTCACTTCCAAGGCACCTGCACTTATGTTCTCTCTGAGCAATGTGGTCGTGGGTTGCCCTACTTTAGAGTAGAGGGCAAGAATGAGCATCGGGGCAGCACCCAGTATTCCTGGACACGACTGGTGAAAGTGTTCGTCTATAATAAAACCATTGAGCTTGTCAAGGGACGACGAGGTGCAGTTAAG gTTAATGGCATCTTTGCAGACACTCCTTTCTATCTCAACAATGGCACGGTACAGGTTTATCAGTCCGGTTTTTCTGTGATCGTCAGCACTGACTTCGGCTTGCAGGTGTCTTATGACACAAATAATTATGTGAAGATCAGTGTGCCCTACACCTACCAGAATGCAACATGTGGCCTGTGTGGAAACTTCAACAATAATGGCAGGGATGACTTCATAACCAGACAAGGAGAAATTGTAAGCTCTGGTGTGGTTTTTGCCAACAGTTGGCAAGTATCAGGAGGCGATGAGCCTGGCTGTGAGGGGCAGTGTGAAGGTCTCAGCTGTGCTACCTGTACTGAGGCTCAAACTGCTTTATACAGCAACAGTGCCCATTGTGGTATCCTCCAAAATAGCTCTGGACCTTTTGCTGCTTGCCACGACACACTTTCCCCACAGAGCTTTGTGCAAAGCTGTgcgtttgatttgtgtgtaggagAAGGATATCAACCCATTCTTTGCCAAGCTCTGAATGTGTACGCAAGACAGTGTCAACAGAATGGTATACAGCTGCCAAGCTGGAGGAGACAAGACTTTTGTG AGATCCAATGCCCTGCCAACAGCCACTATGAGCGCCAAGGCACCGCATGTCCAGCTTCCTGTGTCAACCCAAATTCAACCCAAGGGTGTCCTCTTCCTGACCAAGAGAGCTGCCTCTGCAATTCAGGCTACATCCTCAGTGCTGGTCTCTGCATCCCTCATGCTGAGTGTGGCTGCAGCTTTGAGGGTAGCTACTACCGCTCGGGAGTAACTGTGATGCTAGATGAGGACTGTGGGAGACGTTGTAGCTGCAGTAATGGATCCATGACTTGCCGCCCCCATGGTTGTGGCCCTCTTCAATCATGCAGTGTggatgagggagaaagaggatgTAGACCCAACAGCTATGGCACATGCTGGATGAAAGGTCCAGGGTCATATTACACGTTTGATGGATTGACCTACCTGTATCCCGGGGCGTGTCGATTGACCCTTGCCAAAGTAATGGGATTGTCTAGTTACCCACATTTTGTGGTGACAGCAGAGAAACTGCCTGTAGGCCAGCAGGGGTTTTCTAGAGTGCTAAAGTTTGAGGCTGGGGGAATACAGGTGTCCATTGAGATGGCAGGTAGCAGCAGAATATTG GTTGATGGACAGCAGATAAGATTACCATTTAGCTCGGCATCCAACCACATCCAAATCTACCACAGCAGCCTTCACAGCATCATCCTTCGCACGTCCTTTGGTGTAACTATACAGACCGTTTGGCCTCACTTTGTGCGTGTCACCGCACCCGGCATCTACAACGGTTCATTGGGTGGACTCTGTGGAAACTACAATGGACAGCCTAATGACGACTTCCGCACACCCAATGGCATTCTGGTTAACAGCTCTCAGGACTTTGGGGACAGTTGGCGGGAcggctctctctctgcagagtgtgtgGAGAGAGTAAATCGTAACTCCACAACCAATTACAATTCTAGTGAGTACTGTGGCATTCTTGGTTCCCCACATGGGCCGTTTGCCCAGTGCTGGGCCATGGGGAGCTCCCAGCAGCATGTGGATGCCTGTGGGGAGATCATTAGAGCCTCTAGAGATCCAGTCCAAGCACTATGTGAGGTCCTACGAGATTACGCACTAATGTGTCAACAGAAGGGTATTGCCCTTGGACATTGGAGAAATGCAACTCACTGTG AGCAAAACTGCCCCCAAAACAGCCACCCAGAAGACTGTGGAAGCACCTGTCCTTCCGCCTGCCCCagcctctctttccctttcgTCTGTGACACCGTGTGCCAGGATGGGTGTCAGTGTGATGATGGCTTTGTCCTCGACGGAAACCAGTGTGTGCGACCCACAGCGTGCGGATGCTATCACCAAGGACGCTATCGGCAGGGAGGCGAGCAGTTCTGGGATGGGGAAGAGTGTCAGAGTTTGTGTACCTGTACAGGCACAACTGGAATGGTCCACTGTATCCCCAACGCCTGTGGTCCCCAAGAGTCCTGCCGTGTGATGGAGGGTGAGTTTGGCTGCCATCCTGACCCTCATGGCACATGTTCTGCCTCTGGTGACCCCCACTACCTCACCTTTGATCGCAAGGCCTACGACTTCCAGGGAACCTGCCGCTATGTGTTGGCGACTCTCTGCAATGACACTGATGGGCTTCACCAATTTTCTGTGGAAGCTAAGAATGAGCCAGTCAACGGCTGGCCAGTGTCAGTAACAGCAGAAGTTTTTGTTAATGTGGCAGGCTATCGTGTGCATATGTCGAGGGAGAGTCATGGTGTGGTACAG GTGAACGGAGTAACTAAAAACGTACCTATCCTCCTGAATGGAAGTCTTTCTATTCGCGCTAGTGGATTTCACACATACGTCAGTGCTGATTTTGGCCTGAGTGTCATGTACGATGGATGGTATACAGTGTCTGTTTCTGTACCTTCAATATACAG AGGAAAAACATGTGGACTTTGTGGTAACTTCAATGGAAATCCCAATGATGACTTCCACACCCACTCTGGAATCATGGTTACCTCTCCACAAGAGTTTGGAACCGCCTGGAAAGTTGCAGGCAACTACATCTGCAGCGATGGGTGTGGCTCCTCCTGTCCACAATGCACCAACGAGCTACCTGCCAGAGCCCGATGTGACGTGATTCAGGCATCTGATGGACCCTTAAGCTTCTGTCATGAGCTGGTGAACCCAGCGCCATATTtcagtgactgtgtgtttgatgtttgtgtgtcgggAAGTGAAGATCTTCTGTGCAGAGCCATTCAGTCATACGTCAGTGCCTGTCAGTCCGCCAATGTTCGCATCCACCCTTGGAGACAGAACACCACCTGCA GACTCGACTGTCCCGCAAACAGCCATTACGAGCTGTGTGGCACTGACTGTGGCCACATCTGTGCCAGCAGTGTCGATGCCACCTGTGAGCAGGTTTGCTCTGAGGGATGTTTCTGTAATGAAGGCTTTCTCCGGAGTGGGACAAGATGTGTCCCAGTGGAAAGCTGTGGCTGTCTATATGACGGGTTCTACTATAAT GCTGGTGAGTCCTTCTGGACAGAGCGTTGCTCCCAGCGATGTGAATGCCATGCTCCCAATGACCTTCGCTGTTCTGCGGCATCTTGCACTCATGCACAAGAGTGCACCATCAGAAATGGCCAGCTGGGATGTTTTGACGATATGTCTACGTGCACTGTGTGGGGCGACCCACACTACATCACCTTTGATGGGGTACTGGCCCATTTCCAGGGCACGTGCTCTTACATCATAACTGAAAGCTTGAACCACGGCATCAATGAAACACAGTTCCAGGTAGTAGCCACCAACAATCATCGTGGCAGCAAACGTGTGTCGTTTGTGTCAGAAGTGGATGTTTACCTATCACATCAATCAGAGGATGTGCATGTATGGATTGGACCCAATAAAAGAGTAAAG GTAAATGGAGGTGAGGTGTCTCTTCCTACCGCTGTTGGAACTTTAGCTCAGCTAGTAAGACAAGGAAGTTACATCGTGCTTGAGGATATGGACTTGAAAGTTCACTTTGACGGTCAAAGCACCTTACTGGTCCGAGTGGGCCAGTACCGTCAAAATCGAGTCAGAGGCATGTGTGGAAACTTCAACAGGGATCCTTCCGATGACAAAGTTTTGTCCAATGGCACATTGGCACAGAATGACGATCAgtttggacacagctggacGTCATCCACAAGCCAACCAGG ATGCGGATCCACTGATGAAGACAGTGGGGACGGATTGAGCAATTGTCTTTTTCTGAGAGAATACTCAGAGCTCTGTAGTGTCATCACCAACAGTAGCGGTCCCTTCGGTGCCTGTCACGTGCACTCTGATCCACAGCCATTTTTCAGTTCCTGCGTCTATGACCTCTGCCTTTATACTCCAGCCAATGGCATCCTGTGTTCTGCAGTCTCCGCCTACGAGAGCACCTGCTCTGTTTTGGGGTTAAGTGTCCCTGAATGGCGCTCTGCTGCGCTGTGTG ATAAATCACTCCAGCTGGGTGACTCATTCTGGAGTGACCGTACCTGTACACAGAAGTGCACCTACACCTCAGCAGGCCTGCAGTGTCACAGCGAAAGCTGCTCCTTTTCCCAAATCTGTCAACCCGCTGCCTTTAAATTCTCCTGCCAGACCGTGCAGAGAGGCTCCTGCAGCATAAGTGGTGATCCACATTACTATACCTTTGATCAAAAAGTCTTCCACTTCCAAGGCACCTGCACTTATGTTCTCTCTGAGCAATGTGGTCGTGGGTTGCCCTACTTTAGAGTAGAGGGCAAGAATGAGCATCGGGGCAGCACCCAGTATTCCTGGACACGACTGGTGAAAGTGTTCGTCTATAATAAAACCATTGAGCTTGTCAAGGGACGACGAGGTGCAGTTAAG gTTAATGGCATCTTTGCAGACACTCCTTTCTATCTCAACAATGGCACGGTACAGGTTTATCAGTCCGGTTTTTCTGTGATCGTCAGCACTGACTTCGGCTTGCAGGTGTCTTATGACACAAATCATTATGTGAAGATCAGTGTGCCCTACACCTACCAGAATGCAACATGTGGCCTGTGTGGAAACTTCAACAATAATGGCAGGGATGACTTCATAACCAGACAAGGAGAAATTGTAAGCTCTGGTGTGGTTTTTGCCAACAGTTGGCAAGTATCAGGAGGCGATGAGCCTGGCTGTGAGGGGCAGTGTGAAGGTCTGAGCTGTGCTACCTGTACTGAGGCTCAAACTGCTTTATACAGCAACAGTGCCCATTGTGGTATCCTCCAAAATAGCTCTGGACCTTTTGCTGCTTGCCACGACACACTTTCCCCACAGAGCTTTGTGCAAAGCTGTGCGTATGATTTGTGTGTAGGAGAAGGATATCAACCCATTCTTTGCCAAGCTTTAAATGTGTACGCAAGACAGTGTCAACAGAATGGTATACAGCTGCCAAGCTGGAGGAGACAAGACTTTTGTG AGATCCAATGCCCTGCCAACAGCCACTTTGAGCCCCAAGGCACCGCATGTCCAGCTTCCTGTGTCAACCCAAATTCTACCCAAAGCTGTCCTCTTCCTGACCAAGAGAGCTGCCTCTGCAATTCAGGTTACATCCTCAGTGCTGGTCTCTGCATCCCTCATGCTGAGTGTGGCTGCAGCTTTGAGGGTAGCTACTACCGCTCGGGAGTAACTGTAATACTAGATGAGGACTGTGGGAGACGTTGTAGCTGCAGTAATGGATCCATGACTTGCCGCCCCCATGGTTGTGGCCCTCTTCAATCATGCGGTGTggatgagggagaaagaggatgCAGACCCAACAGCTATGGCACATGCTGGATGAAAGGTCCAGGGTCATATTACACGTTTGATGGATTGACCTACCTGTATCCCGGGGCGTGTCGATTGACCCTTGCCAAAGTAATGGGATTGTCTAGTTACCCACATTTTGTGGTGACAGCAGAGAAACTGCCTGTAGGCCAGCAGGGGTTTTCTAGAGTGCTAAAGTTTGAGGCTGGGGGAATACAGGTGTCCATTGAGATGGCAGGTAGCAGCAGAATATTG GTTGATGGACAGCAGATAAGACTACCATTCAGCTCGGCATCCAACCACATCCAAATCTACCACAGCAGCCTTCACAGCATCATCCTTCGCACGTCCTTTGGTGTAACTATACAGACCGTTTGGCCTCACTTTGTGCGTGTCACCGCACCCGGCATCTACAACGGTTCATTGGGTGGACTCTGTGGAAACTACAATGGACAGCCTAATGACGACTTCCGCACACCCAATGGCATTCTGGTTAACAGCTCTCAGGACTTTGGGGACAGTTGGCGGGACggctccctctctgcagagtgtgtgGAGAGAGTAAATCGTAACTCCACAACCAATTACAATTCTAGTGAGTACTGTGGCATTCTTGGTTCCCCACATGGGCCGTTTGCCCAGTGCTGGGCCATGGGGAGCTCCCAGCAGCATGTGGATGCCTGTGGGGAGATCATTAGAGCCTCTAGAGATCCAGTCCAAGCACTATGTGAGGTCCTACGAGATTACGCACTAATGTGTCAACAGAATGGTATTGCCCTTGGACATTGGAGAAATGCAACTCACTGTG AGCAAAACTGCCCCCAAAACAGCCACCCAGAAGACTGTGGAAGCACCTGTCCTTCCGCCTGCCCCagcctctctttccctttcgTCTGTGACACCGTGTGCCAGGATGGGTGTCAGTGTGATGATGGCTTTGTCCTCGACGGAAACCAGTGTGTGCGACCCACAGGGTGCGGATGCTATCACCAAGGACGCTATCGGCAGGGAGGCGAGCAGTTCTGGGATGGGGAAGAGTGTCAGAGTTTGTGTACCTGTACAGGCACAACTGGAATGGTCCACTGTATCCCCAACGCCTGTGGTCCCCAAGAGTCCTGCCGTGTGGTGGAGGGTGAGTTTGGCTGCCATCCTGACCCTCATGGCACATGTTCTGCCTCTGGTGACCCCCACTACCTCACCTTTGATCGCAAGGCCTACGACTTCCAGGGAACCTGCCGCTATGTGTTGGCGACTCTCTGCAATGACACTGATGGGCTTCACCAATTTTCTGTGGAAGCTAAGAATGAGCCAGTCAACGGCTGGCCAGTGTCAGTAACAGCAGAAGTTTTTGTTAATGTGGCAGGCTATCGTGTGCATATGTCGAGGGAGAGTCATGGTGTGGTACAG GTGAACGGAGTAACTAAAAACGTACCTATCCTCCTGAATGGAAGTCTTTCTATTCGCGCTAGTGGATTTCACACATACGTCAGTGCTGATTTTGGCCTGAGTGTCATGTACGATGGATGGTATACAGTGTCTGTTTCTGTACCTTCAATATACAG AGGAAAAACATGTGGACTTTGTGGTAACTTCAATGGAAATCCCAATGATGACTTCCACACCCACTCTGGAATCATGGTTACCTCTCCACAAGAGTTTGGAACCGCCTGGAAAGTTGCAGGCAACTACATCTGCAGCGATGGGTGTGGCTCCTCCTGTCCACAATGCACCAACGAGCTACCTGCCAGAGCCCGATGTGACGTGATTCAGGCATCTGATGGACCCTTAAGCTTCTGTCATGAGCTGGTGAACCCAGCGCCATATTtcagtgactgtgtgtttgatgtttgtgtgtcgggAAGTGAAGATCTTCTGTGCAGAGCCATTCAGTCATACGTCAGTGCCTGTCAGTCCGCCAATGTTCGCATCCACCCTTGGAGACAGAACACCACCTGCA GACTCGACTGTCCCGCAAACAGCCATTACGAGCTGTGTGGCACTGACTGTGGCCACATCTGTGCCAGCAGTGTCGATGCCACCTGTGAGCAGGTTTGCTCTGAGGGATGTTTCTGTAATGAAGGCTTTCTCCGGAGTGGGACAAGATGTGTCCCAGTGGAAAGCTGTGGCTGTCTATATGACGGGTTCTACTATAAT GCTGGTGAGTCCTTCTGGACAGAGCGTTGCTCCCAGCGATGTGAATGCCATGCTCCCAATGACCTTCGCTGTTCTGCGGCATCTTGCACTCATGCACAAGAGTGCACCATCAGAAATGGCCAGCTGGGATGTTTTGACGATATGTCTACGTGCACTGTGTGGGGCGACCCACACTACATCACCTTTGATGGGGTACTGGCCCATTTCCAGGGCACGTGCTCTTACATCATAACTGAAAGCTTGAACCACGGCATCAATGAAACACAGTTCCAGGTAGTAGCCACCAACAATCATCGCGGCAGCAAACATGTATCGTTTGTGTCAGAAGTGGATGTTTACCTATCACATCAATCAGAGGATGTGCATGTATGGATTGGACCCAATAAAAGAGTAAAG GTAAATGGAGGTGAGGTGTCTCTTCCTACCGCTGTTGGAACTTTAGCTCAGCTAGTAAGACAAGGAAGTTACATCGTGCTTGAGGCTATGGACTTGAAAGTTCACTTTGACGGTCAAAGCACCTTACTGGTCCGAGTGGGCCAGTACCGTCAAAATCGAGTCAGAGGCATGTGTGGAAACTTCAACAGCGATCCTTCCGATGACAAAGTTTTGTCCAATGGCACATTGGCACAGAATGACAATCAgtttggacacagctggacGTCATCCACAAGCCAACCAGG ATGCGGATCCACTGATGAAGACAGTAGCGACGGATTGAGCAACTGTCGTTTTCTGAGAGAATACTCAGAGCTTTGTAGTGTCATCACCAACAGTAGCGGTCCCTTCAGTGCCTGTCACGTGCACTCTGATCCACAGCCATTTTTCAGTTCCTGCGTCTATGACCTCTGCCTTTACACTCCAGTCAATGGCATGCTATGTTCTGCAGTTTCCGCCTACGAGAGCACCTGCTCTGTTTTGGGGTTAAGTGTCCCTGAATGGGGCTCTGCTTTGCAGTGTG CTGAGTCAGACCCCTGTGAGCAGCTGGACTGCACAGAGTACGAGTGGTGCGGTGAGAAGGACGGTGTGTACGGCTGCTTCTGTGATGAGCGCCACCATCGTTCCAACAACGAGAGCTACG ACTCGTCCATCACTTGTCACAGTAGTTCGGGCACCATGTCTGTGTCTCGATGCCAACTGTTTGAAGACGGATTCCCCTCCAGTTCCCTCCACCTCCGAGATGCCTCGTGCAACGGGACTCTCCAGGGCGGACGACTGGTGTTCCAATTTGACAATAAGGACCAGCATTGTGGGACATCTCTCAGG AGCAACGGAACCCATTTCTTCTATGAGAACACCATCCAGGGTGCTGTGGACCCTCATAAAGGTCTAATCAACCACCAGGTGACCATTCAGTTGGGTTTCTGCTGTGAATACCCTCTGACCCACTCCGTGTCCATGGACGTGGCCATCAACCCTGTAGAGAG cattGTGAGAAAGAAGCTTCCTATGGGCCATGGACAGTATCATGTGAGAATGATCCCTTACCAGGATGctggcttcctcttccccttGGCCAGTAACGGGAACATAGACATGGAAATAGACCAAAGGATGTATGTGGAGATCCGGACAGAAGGAGTCGATGGAAGTCAGATCACCACCATTGTGGACTCTTGTTGGGCCACGCCAGTCAATAACGAGAGCTACCCTGTCCGCTGGGATCTCATAAGCGCAGAGTAA